A stretch of Gymnodinialimonas phycosphaerae DNA encodes these proteins:
- a CDS encoding LacI family DNA-binding transcriptional regulator produces MTRRPTILDVAARAGVSKSTVSLVLQNSKQVKSETREAVRAAMAEIGYVYNRAAAQMRSQSAGLVGLVINDLRNPFFTEFATVLQMTLAAKGYATVIANSDEDADLQAKLMGSMIEHGVSALVVSPAYDESGDAFDQVERAGIPAMQVLRKTDPRTGLFPFASFDYAAGSARATRHLMNQGAKRIAFVGGMEGRAITEERKSGYLAEIKRAGAEPFTLHGRSSRGFGVEAVHALSKDVDAAICFNDLVALGMLSGFAREGVELGRDFRLVGFDDIEDCAQVWPQLSSVACDIEGFAKGVADGLLAWMQDGVTPPPEYRAPVDLVARTSSTGRNP; encoded by the coding sequence ATGACCCGCCGCCCCACCATCCTGGATGTCGCCGCCCGTGCGGGCGTGTCGAAATCGACCGTGTCTCTCGTCTTGCAGAATTCCAAGCAAGTGAAGTCCGAGACGCGCGAAGCCGTGCGCGCCGCGATGGCCGAAATCGGCTACGTCTACAACCGTGCGGCAGCGCAGATGCGGTCACAATCGGCAGGGCTGGTGGGGTTGGTGATCAACGATCTGCGCAACCCGTTCTTCACCGAATTCGCGACGGTCCTACAGATGACACTGGCCGCGAAAGGCTATGCGACGGTGATCGCGAACAGCGACGAAGATGCTGATTTGCAAGCGAAATTGATGGGGTCCATGATTGAGCACGGCGTCTCGGCGCTGGTCGTTTCTCCGGCTTATGACGAAAGCGGCGATGCCTTTGACCAGGTGGAGCGCGCGGGCATTCCCGCGATGCAGGTCCTGCGCAAAACCGACCCGCGCACGGGCCTCTTTCCCTTCGCGTCCTTCGACTACGCGGCGGGATCCGCGCGCGCGACACGGCACCTGATGAACCAAGGAGCCAAGCGCATCGCGTTCGTTGGCGGCATGGAAGGCCGCGCGATCACGGAAGAGCGCAAGTCCGGCTACCTCGCCGAGATCAAGCGCGCAGGAGCGGAGCCGTTCACGCTGCATGGCCGTAGCTCACGCGGGTTTGGGGTGGAGGCGGTGCACGCCCTGTCCAAGGACGTCGACGCGGCCATATGTTTCAACGACTTGGTGGCCTTGGGGATGCTGTCGGGCTTTGCACGCGAAGGCGTGGAATTGGGCCGCGACTTCCGCCTCGTGGGATTTGATGACATCGAGGATTGTGCGCAGGTCTGGCCGCAACTCTCTTCGGTCGCCTGCGATATCGAGGGCTTTGCCAAGGGCGTGGCGGATGGTCTGTTGGCGTGGATGCAGGATGGCGTGACGCCGCCGCCCGAATATCGCGCCCCGGTGGATCTTGTGGCCCGGACCTCCAGCACGGGGCGAAACCCATGA
- a CDS encoding 3-ketoacyl-ACP reductase, with the protein MKALITGGQQGIGLGIATALHAAGWEIAVASDAATAQMPFEASYHQHDVRHIDAIPALLDAVGPITTLISNAGVGAMARGDVLDMTPESFDRCLSVNTRGAVFLAQQVARRMLELPAAPYRSITFITSVNASVLSPNRVEYCISKTATAMAARAFAERLAPHNIGVFDIRPGIIQSPMTAPVADRYDSTIPDTVPAGRWGTPRDIADVVVPLARGDFAFATGAQIPVDGGLSIQTF; encoded by the coding sequence ATGAAAGCGCTTATTACAGGGGGCCAGCAGGGCATTGGCCTTGGCATTGCGACGGCCCTGCACGCGGCGGGATGGGAAATTGCGGTGGCCTCTGATGCGGCCACGGCTCAGATGCCGTTCGAGGCCAGTTACCACCAGCACGACGTGCGCCACATTGACGCCATTCCGGCGCTTCTGGACGCCGTGGGGCCCATCACGACGTTGATCTCCAACGCGGGCGTGGGGGCAATGGCGCGGGGTGATGTGCTTGATATGACGCCGGAAAGCTTTGACCGCTGCCTTTCCGTCAACACCCGAGGCGCGGTCTTTCTGGCGCAGCAGGTGGCACGGCGGATGCTGGAATTGCCCGCCGCGCCCTACCGCTCCATCACCTTCATCACCTCGGTCAACGCGTCAGTCCTCAGCCCCAACCGGGTGGAATACTGCATCTCCAAAACCGCCACCGCCATGGCCGCACGCGCCTTCGCCGAACGCCTCGCGCCGCACAACATCGGCGTCTTCGATATCCGCCCCGGCATCATCCAATCACCGATGACGGCCCCCGTGGCCGACCGCTATGACAGCACGATCCCCGATACCGTCCCCGCTGGCCGCTGGGGCACGCCGCGCGATATTGCCGACGTCGTCGTGCCCTTGGCGCGCGGGGATTTCGCCTTCGCCACCGGCGCGCAAATCCCCGTGGATGGCGGCCTGTCCATCCAGACATTTTGA
- a CDS encoding GMC family oxidoreductase, translating to MAEGYDFIIIGGGSAGSVIASRLSENPDVRVCLLEAGGSDRHPFFHLPAGFAKMTKGIASWGWSTTPQTHMQGKVFTYTQAKVIGGGSAINAQIYTRGHPLDYDEWRQLGCEGWSYEDVLPYFRKSEGNDTYAGRYHGQDGPLGVSKPAAPLPICEAYFEAAKALGIPFNEDVTGEVQEGAAYYQLTQKNARRSSSAMAFLHPNRGRKNLTVKLRANVRRIVVEQGRAVGVEMLDGTRITAEREVVLCSGAIGSPRLLQLSGIGPADHLQELGIDVVLDQPQVGANLQDHLDLYCIAEVSGPHTYDRFAKPHLSVLAGMKYLLTKKGPVASSLFETGGFWYADPDARSPDLQFHLGLGTGIEAGVVSMPEGGVTLNSCYLRPRSRGSVRLASSDPAKAPLIDPNYCADPRDREMSIRGLKLTQQILGQQALSHMIKAERLPGPDVRTDEEYFNFICQHSKTSHHCAGTCAMGAGDSAVVTPRLAFNGVEGLRVADASIMPRVVSSNTNAPTIMIGEKAADMIREDQGI from the coding sequence ATGGCTGAGGGTTACGATTTCATCATCATCGGCGGTGGCAGCGCAGGGTCCGTCATTGCCTCGCGCCTGTCCGAGAACCCTGACGTGCGAGTGTGCTTGCTGGAGGCCGGCGGCTCCGACCGCCACCCGTTCTTCCACCTGCCCGCAGGCTTTGCGAAAATGACCAAGGGCATCGCGTCCTGGGGTTGGAGCACGACGCCGCAAACCCACATGCAGGGCAAGGTTTTCACCTACACGCAGGCCAAGGTCATCGGCGGCGGCTCTGCCATCAACGCGCAGATCTACACGCGCGGCCACCCGCTGGATTACGACGAATGGCGGCAATTAGGGTGTGAAGGGTGGAGCTATGAGGATGTTCTCCCCTACTTCCGCAAGTCCGAAGGCAACGACACCTACGCAGGTCGCTACCACGGCCAGGACGGCCCCCTTGGCGTGTCGAAACCTGCCGCCCCGTTGCCGATCTGCGAGGCGTATTTCGAGGCGGCAAAGGCCCTTGGCATTCCCTTCAACGAGGATGTGACAGGAGAGGTGCAGGAAGGCGCGGCCTACTATCAGTTGACACAAAAGAACGCGCGTCGGTCGTCGTCGGCGATGGCGTTCCTGCACCCAAACCGGGGCCGCAAGAACCTGACCGTGAAGCTGCGCGCCAATGTTCGGCGGATCGTGGTCGAGCAGGGCCGCGCGGTGGGTGTCGAGATGCTGGACGGCACGCGGATCACGGCAGAGCGGGAGGTGGTGCTGTGCAGCGGGGCGATCGGCTCGCCGCGCCTGTTGCAGTTGTCGGGGATTGGCCCGGCGGATCATCTACAAGAACTTGGGATCGACGTGGTGCTGGATCAGCCGCAGGTAGGGGCAAATTTGCAGGATCATCTGGACCTCTATTGCATTGCAGAAGTCTCGGGCCCGCATACCTATGACCGCTTCGCCAAACCGCACCTCAGCGTGCTGGCGGGCATGAAATACCTGTTGACTAAAAAGGGCCCTGTGGCGTCTAGCCTCTTTGAAACCGGGGGGTTCTGGTACGCCGACCCCGATGCGCGGTCGCCCGATTTGCAATTCCACCTTGGCCTTGGCACCGGGATCGAGGCGGGCGTCGTCTCCATGCCGGAGGGGGGCGTAACGCTGAACTCCTGCTACCTGCGGCCCCGGTCACGCGGATCGGTGCGGTTGGCCAGCAGCGACCCGGCGAAAGCGCCGTTGATCGACCCGAACTATTGCGCCGATCCGCGTGACCGCGAGATGTCCATTCGGGGCCTCAAACTGACGCAACAGATCCTTGGGCAGCAGGCCCTGTCTCACATGATCAAGGCCGAGCGTCTGCCCGGCCCGGATGTGCGCACGGATGAGGAGTATTTCAACTTCATCTGCCAGCATTCCAAGACCTCGCATCACTGCGCCGGAACCTGCGCCATGGGGGCGGGCGACAGCGCGGTCGTCACACCGCGCTTGGCATTCAACGGGGTCGAGGGGCTGCGCGTGGCCGACGCCTCCATCATGCCGCGCGTCGTGTCGTCCAACACCAATGCACCCACCATCATGATCGGCGAAAAGGCCGCCGATATGATCCGTGAAGACCAGGGGATTTAA
- a CDS encoding dihydrodipicolinate synthase family protein, producing the protein MRLPTYAGTLEDYALVGEPLTPRAPSVPLTRTAFAAAHVVSDPLAERDPWQGRPAVDWDATLKFREGLWDQGLGLAEAMDTAQRGMGVDWPTAKELIERTMRAAKAHPMKPRVACGAGTDHIPLEKLTSPAAIIAAYKTQMEAIEAAGGQVILMATRALPALNAGPEAYFEVYDHLITQAAAPVILHWLGEMFDPALAGYWGASDLATVNDLVLDLVTRHSDKIDGIKISLLDQSHEEGFRARLPKGVRLYTGDDFNYAPLIEGDGPHHSHALLGIFAAIAPAASQALEALAQGDRETYHALLAPTVPLSREIFKAPTQYYKAGIAFLSWLNGTQSHFIMPGGFQSSREISHFAEVFRLADQARLLTDPGRATARMGNLLALHGIEG; encoded by the coding sequence ATGCGATTGCCAACCTACGCCGGAACTCTGGAAGACTACGCGCTGGTGGGAGAGCCTCTGACCCCACGCGCCCCGTCCGTGCCACTGACCCGCACCGCCTTCGCCGCCGCCCATGTCGTCAGCGATCCGCTGGCCGAACGTGACCCCTGGCAGGGGCGCCCCGCCGTGGATTGGGATGCCACGCTGAAGTTCCGCGAAGGCCTTTGGGATCAAGGGCTCGGCCTGGCAGAGGCGATGGATACCGCGCAGCGCGGCATGGGGGTGGATTGGCCCACGGCGAAGGAGTTGATCGAGCGGACGATGCGCGCCGCGAAGGCGCATCCGATGAAGCCCCGCGTGGCCTGCGGGGCCGGGACCGACCACATTCCGCTGGAAAAGCTGACCAGCCCGGCCGCGATCATCGCCGCCTACAAGACGCAGATGGAGGCGATCGAGGCCGCGGGCGGGCAGGTCATCTTGATGGCCACCCGCGCCTTGCCCGCGCTGAACGCGGGGCCGGAGGCATATTTCGAGGTCTATGACCACCTCATCACGCAGGCCGCAGCGCCGGTAATCCTGCATTGGTTGGGCGAGATGTTCGACCCCGCGCTGGCCGGATACTGGGGGGCATCGGACCTTGCCACGGTCAACGACCTCGTTCTGGACCTTGTGACCCGCCATTCCGACAAGATCGATGGCATCAAGATATCCCTTTTGGATCAATCACATGAGGAAGGCTTCCGCGCGCGCCTGCCCAAGGGCGTCCGTCTCTATACCGGGGATGATTTCAACTATGCGCCCCTGATCGAAGGGGACGGCCCCCATCATTCCCACGCGCTTCTGGGCATCTTTGCCGCCATCGCCCCCGCCGCGTCACAGGCGTTGGAGGCCCTCGCCCAAGGCGACCGGGAAACCTATCATGCGTTGCTGGCCCCCACCGTCCCGCTGAGCCGCGAGATCTTCAAAGCGCCCACGCAATACTACAAGGCGGGCATCGCGTTCCTGTCCTGGCTTAACGGCACGCAGTCGCATTTCATTATGCCGGGGGGCTTCCAATCGTCTCGCGAAATCAGCCACTTCGCGGAAGTCTTCCGCCTTGCGGATCAAGCGCGCCTGTTGACGGATCCGGGGCGCGCAACTGCCCGAATGGGCAACCTTCTGGCGCTTCACGGCATCGAGGGGTAA